From Paenibacillus sp. V4I7, one genomic window encodes:
- a CDS encoding Type 1 glutamine amidotransferase-like domain-containing protein translates to MLPVFLTSNGLYDDAVFTQFNKILQEHNIEKKICLITTAIKDSESRSFHINKTTVQLTDVGFSTVDFIDIANENPRILYNYPIVCIFGGNPFYLLEQIKKAKVDDILIDIRESGSMILGHSSGAVVLGKTIKHANILHPEWNEIGITDFDAVGLIPEIILPHHNRYLGQEQKLVDLEIKENLKLTRIEDGHYIVI, encoded by the coding sequence ATGTTACCCGTTTTTCTAACCTCAAATGGACTTTACGATGATGCAGTATTTACCCAATTTAATAAAATACTGCAGGAACACAACATAGAGAAAAAAATCTGTCTTATTACCACAGCAATTAAGGATTCCGAAAGTCGAAGTTTTCATATAAATAAAACAACTGTACAGCTAACTGACGTTGGGTTTTCAACAGTTGATTTCATTGATATCGCAAACGAAAATCCTCGAATTTTATATAATTATCCCATCGTTTGTATTTTCGGTGGAAACCCCTTTTACTTATTGGAACAAATTAAGAAAGCTAAGGTTGACGACATACTTATTGATATAAGAGAGAGCGGCAGCATGATCCTTGGTCACAGTTCGGGAGCTGTAGTACTTGGGAAGACAATAAAGCATGCAAATATTTTGCACCCTGAATGGAATGAGATTGGCATAACTGATTTTGATGCTGTTGGTCTCATACCAGAAATCATTTTGCCGCATCACAACAGATATCTCGGGCAGGAACAGAAATTGGTGGATCTAGAAATTAAGGAGAACCTCAAATTAACCAGAATAGAGGATGGCCATTACATAGTCATATAA